A region of Paenibacillus sp. JNUCC-31 DNA encodes the following proteins:
- a CDS encoding dihydrodipicolinate synthase family protein produces the protein MATFEGVYVALVTPFTADYEVDYKRLAELCDDLISQGVNGLIPAGSLGEYATLTQEERAKVVETVIETAAGRVPVMVGSAAPSTKQVADWVRHAKDAGAAGVMALPPINYKPLESEVIAHYEAVNEVGLPIIVYNNPHDYKVDLTPQLLSRLSELEHVVAVKEFSGDIRRVHDILAQTNLEVMIGVDDLAMEGALCGATGWISGVPNALPKEGVELFNLARQGKVREASVLYRHLLPLFHFDASPQLVQSIKYMMELAGFPVGPTRPPRLPLPAADYIAIKEAFEFAVKREISQP, from the coding sequence ATGGCAACATTTGAAGGAGTTTATGTCGCACTTGTCACACCGTTTACAGCGGATTACGAGGTTGATTACAAACGTTTGGCGGAGCTTTGCGATGACCTTATCTCACAAGGTGTGAACGGTTTGATCCCGGCTGGATCATTAGGCGAATATGCGACTTTAACACAGGAGGAACGGGCCAAGGTTGTGGAGACGGTCATCGAAACCGCGGCAGGCCGAGTGCCTGTAATGGTCGGTTCCGCGGCACCTTCCACCAAGCAAGTGGCAGATTGGGTACGGCATGCCAAGGATGCGGGAGCTGCCGGCGTGATGGCACTGCCACCGATTAATTACAAGCCGCTTGAGTCTGAGGTCATTGCTCATTATGAAGCGGTCAATGAGGTCGGTTTGCCGATTATCGTTTACAACAACCCGCATGATTACAAAGTTGATTTGACTCCCCAGCTGCTTTCCAGGCTTTCCGAGCTTGAACATGTCGTGGCCGTGAAGGAATTCTCCGGGGACATCCGCCGCGTGCACGATATTTTGGCCCAAACCAATTTGGAAGTGATGATTGGCGTTGACGACTTAGCTATGGAAGGTGCGCTGTGCGGGGCAACGGGCTGGATTTCGGGCGTGCCAAATGCTCTGCCTAAGGAAGGAGTGGAGTTGTTCAATCTGGCGAGACAGGGCAAAGTTCGGGAGGCGTCTGTTCTATATCGCCATCTTCTCCCTTTGTTCCACTTTGATGCCAGTCCACAGCTTGTCCAGTCGATCAAATATATGATGGAACTGGCCGGATTCCCGGTAGGACCGACGCGTCCGCCTCGCCTGCCACTCCCGGCAGCCGACTATATCGCCATCAAAGAAGCATTTGAGTTTGCCGTGAAGCGCGAAATAAGCCAGCCATGA